In bacterium, one DNA window encodes the following:
- a CDS encoding IS256 family transposase, with amino-acid sequence MTQGKDTEVSANLQTTLLDEHHFLSGLVQGCLQELIKSEFDRYINARPHQRSADRRGIRNGSYTRCFKTRVGRLELTIYRDRLGQFRTEFFNRYQRNEQAFMASMLEMYLQGVSTRKVGKIIETLCGTAVSRSQVSELTKRLDTQLDAWRNRPLNERYLYLIVDARYEKVRTKQGVVSQAVMLVVGITEDGHRAVLSVEIGDSENESSWDDVFKGLKNRGLRGILFAVSDDHTGLVKALHRNFQGVAWQRCQVHFIRNFIMKLSRRDLKLYLPLLKDIFTAADEKEALRRKEHLVLKLEEKYPKVAVWVDENLESCLTVLHLPVDHRRKMKSTNMLERLNEELRRRSRVIRIFPNQASCLRLAAALCQETSEIWETGRRYLNFDKEQEASSSENDEKDAA; translated from the coding sequence ATGACTCAAGGGAAAGATACAGAAGTGTCGGCAAATCTGCAAACAACTTTGTTGGATGAGCATCATTTTTTATCCGGTTTGGTTCAAGGGTGTTTGCAGGAACTGATTAAGAGTGAATTTGATCGATACATCAATGCCCGGCCGCATCAGCGAAGTGCGGATCGGCGTGGTATTCGCAATGGTTCCTACACCCGTTGTTTCAAAACGCGTGTTGGCCGGCTGGAGCTGACCATCTATCGGGACCGGCTTGGACAGTTTCGCACTGAGTTTTTTAATCGCTATCAGAGAAACGAACAGGCCTTCATGGCCTCCATGCTGGAAATGTATTTGCAGGGTGTTTCCACCCGCAAAGTCGGCAAAATCATCGAAACTCTTTGCGGCACCGCGGTATCCAGGAGCCAAGTCAGTGAGCTGACCAAACGTCTGGACACGCAATTGGACGCCTGGCGTAATCGTCCGCTTAATGAGCGGTATCTTTACCTGATCGTGGATGCCCGTTATGAAAAAGTGCGCACCAAACAAGGCGTTGTATCTCAGGCGGTTATGCTGGTCGTCGGCATTACTGAAGACGGCCATCGGGCCGTCTTGAGCGTTGAAATAGGCGACAGTGAGAACGAATCCAGCTGGGATGATGTCTTTAAAGGCCTGAAAAATCGTGGCCTGCGGGGCATACTATTTGCGGTCTCCGATGACCATACCGGCCTTGTCAAAGCCCTGCATCGTAATTTCCAGGGGGTGGCCTGGCAGCGATGCCAGGTGCACTTTATTCGCAACTTTATCATGAAACTGAGTCGTCGAGATTTGAAGCTTTACCTGCCCTTATTGAAGGATATTTTTACAGCCGCCGATGAGAAAGAAGCGTTGAGAAGAAAAGAGCACCTGGTATTGAAGCTGGAAGAAAAATATCCCAAGGTCGCCGTCTGGGTCGATGAAAACCTGGAATCATGTCTTACAGTCTTACATCTCCCGGTTGACCACAGACGAAAAATGAAATCAACCAACATGCTGGAGCGATTAAATGAGGAACTGCGACGTCGCAGCAGGGTTATCCGCATTTTTCCGAACCAAGCTTCCTGTTTGAGATTGGCGGCTGCGTTATGCCAGGAAACTTCGGAGATCTGGGAGACGGGTAGACGCTACCTCAATTTTGACAAAGAACAGGAAGCCAGCTCATCAGAAAACGATG
- the sucD gene encoding succinate--CoA ligase subunit alpha yields MSILVDRKTRVVVQGITGGEGSFHARQMIEYGTQVVAGVTPGKGGQLFDGMVPIYDTVTAAVRGTKADAAIAFVPAPFAADAVMEAADAGVRLVVCITEGIPMNDMLRVTEYLAKKPTRLIGPNCPGIITPGGCKLGIMPGFIHKPGKVGVISRSGTLTYEAVGQLTGLGLGQSTCIGIGGDPIVGTTFVDALELFEADKKTEAVVMIGEIGGAAEEEAARFIEEKMTKPVVSFISGQTAPPGRRMGHAGAIIAGGKGTAAEKMAALEAAGVAVCTSPADIGRMVKKILEARKHMEE; encoded by the coding sequence ATGAGTATACTCGTAGACAGGAAAACGCGCGTGGTCGTCCAGGGTATCACCGGCGGTGAAGGGTCCTTCCACGCCCGGCAGATGATTGAGTATGGCACGCAGGTGGTCGCTGGCGTGACCCCGGGCAAGGGCGGCCAGCTCTTCGACGGAATGGTCCCCATTTACGACACCGTGACAGCGGCAGTGCGCGGGACCAAAGCCGATGCCGCGATCGCTTTTGTTCCGGCCCCCTTTGCGGCCGATGCCGTGATGGAGGCGGCCGATGCAGGGGTCAGACTGGTGGTCTGCATCACCGAAGGCATTCCGATGAACGACATGCTGCGCGTGACCGAATACCTCGCCAAGAAACCGACGCGCCTGATCGGGCCCAATTGCCCGGGCATCATCACCCCTGGTGGCTGCAAACTCGGCATCATGCCCGGTTTCATCCACAAGCCCGGCAAGGTGGGCGTGATTTCGCGCAGCGGCACCCTCACCTATGAAGCGGTCGGCCAACTCACCGGCCTCGGGTTGGGCCAGTCCACTTGCATCGGCATCGGCGGCGACCCGATTGTCGGCACGACCTTCGTCGACGCTCTGGAGTTATTCGAAGCCGATAAAAAAACCGAAGCGGTAGTGATGATCGGAGAGATCGGGGGTGCCGCGGAGGAGGAGGCCGCCCGCTTCATCGAGGAAAAAATGACCAAGCCGGTGGTCAGCTTCATCTCCGGACAAACCGCGCCTCCGGGAAGGCGCATGGGCCACGCCGGGGCGATCATCGCCGGCGGCAAGGGCACGGCCGCGGAAAAAATGGCCGCCCTCGAAGCGGCCGGCGTTGCCGTCTGCACCAGCCCGGCCGATATCGGCCGCATGGTTAAAAAAATCCTCGAGGCGCGCAAGCACATGGAGGAGTGA
- the sucC gene encoding ADP-forming succinate--CoA ligase subunit beta — MKIHEYQAKELLAQYGVPVQKGAVAYKPREVRRLVEKMELPRVVLKAQVHAGGRGKAGGIKVADTAIEAEELAGKMFGMKLVTPQTGSEGKIVRRILVTEAADIARELYAGIVLDRSRRELVFMVSQAGGVEIEKVAEEHPEQIIKEYIDRAAGLQAFQARRLAFALDLTGPLFRPAVQLFLDLYKAYIACDATLLEINPLVVTPDQKLLALDVKFNIDDNALFRHPEIQAMRDTGEEEPLEVEASKSNLNYIKLDGNVGCMVNGAGLAMATMDIIKLAGAEPANFLDVGGGATAETVENGFRIILSDKHVQAILINIFGGIVRCDRVARGVIEAAKKTGIRIPVVVRLAGTNAEEAAVLLEESGMNFGVAKDLAEAARLVVAALHSA, encoded by the coding sequence ATGAAGATCCACGAATACCAGGCGAAGGAACTCCTCGCGCAGTACGGCGTGCCGGTGCAGAAGGGCGCCGTTGCGTACAAGCCGCGCGAAGTGCGCCGGTTGGTCGAAAAGATGGAGCTGCCCCGGGTCGTGCTCAAGGCTCAGGTACATGCCGGCGGCCGGGGCAAGGCCGGCGGCATCAAGGTGGCGGATACAGCCATCGAGGCCGAAGAGCTGGCCGGCAAGATGTTCGGCATGAAACTGGTGACGCCGCAGACCGGCTCTGAGGGCAAGATCGTCCGCCGCATCCTGGTCACCGAAGCCGCAGACATCGCCCGCGAACTCTACGCCGGCATCGTCCTCGACCGCTCCCGGCGCGAACTGGTCTTTATGGTCAGTCAGGCTGGCGGCGTGGAGATCGAAAAGGTGGCCGAGGAGCATCCGGAGCAGATCATCAAGGAATATATCGATCGCGCCGCCGGCTTACAGGCATTCCAGGCCCGCCGTCTCGCCTTTGCCCTCGATCTGACCGGACCGCTTTTCCGTCCCGCGGTCCAGCTTTTCCTCGACCTCTACAAAGCCTATATCGCCTGTGATGCCACCCTGCTCGAAATCAATCCCCTGGTGGTCACGCCGGACCAGAAGCTTCTGGCTCTGGATGTCAAATTCAACATCGACGACAACGCCCTTTTCCGCCATCCCGAGATCCAAGCGATGCGCGATACCGGCGAAGAAGAGCCTCTCGAGGTCGAGGCCTCCAAATCGAACCTCAATTACATCAAGCTCGACGGCAACGTCGGCTGCATGGTCAACGGCGCGGGACTGGCGATGGCGACCATGGATATCATCAAACTGGCGGGAGCGGAGCCGGCCAATTTTCTCGATGTCGGCGGCGGTGCCACCGCCGAGACCGTCGAGAACGGATTCCGTATCATCCTCTCCGACAAGCATGTCCAGGCCATACTGATCAACATCTTCGGCGGGATCGTCCGCTGCGACCGCGTCGCGCGCGGGGTGATCGAAGCGGCGAAAAAAACCGGCATCCGGATCCCGGTGGTCGTCCGCCTCGCCGGCACCAATGCGGAAGAGGCCGCGGTGCTGCTCGAGGAGTCGGGCATGAATTTTGGTGTGGCCAAGGATCTGGCGGAGGCCGCCCGGCTCGTCGTCGCCGCCCTCCATAGCGCCTAA
- a CDS encoding AI-2E family transporter — protein sequence MQSDPLNPMETSRSGETSGPGRGRSAGAAKITAAPAGRMDFNQYFLILSLLAVLVLFFLMIKGFLVPIIVAAVFATLFRSMYQRLVRWTRGRKGISAILACLILLLVLLIPLYVLFNVIINQASSLYESIGPALEELFTSGNFTPEALTRHPLVVKLKLDQIDWQATIKEGITTISTYAGKAINATSRSTFAFLTNLLMIFFTMFYFFRDGDEIVRQIMAFLPLEEGYKQQIITRFDATSRATIKGSVILGAIQGILGGLTLWIFGFKAAVMWGMVMVILSLLPMVGAYMVLVPAAIYDIATGHTGSGIAIILISVIVISNIDNLLRPRLVGRDVGMHDLMVFFSTLGGIGFFGALGFIIGPVVASLLITLLDIYSEEFKRQITRQKAASIPLPPAE from the coding sequence ATGCAGAGTGACCCCTTAAACCCGATGGAAACCAGCCGGTCCGGCGAGACCTCCGGCCCGGGCAGAGGGCGGTCGGCCGGCGCCGCCAAGATCACGGCTGCGCCCGCCGGGAGGATGGATTTCAACCAGTATTTTCTCATCCTCTCGCTGCTGGCTGTGCTGGTGCTCTTTTTCCTGATGATCAAGGGCTTTCTGGTGCCGATCATCGTCGCCGCCGTCTTCGCAACCCTCTTCCGCTCGATGTATCAGCGGCTCGTGCGCTGGACACGGGGCCGCAAAGGGATCTCCGCGATCCTGGCGTGCCTGATCCTGCTTTTGGTCCTGCTCATTCCCCTCTATGTGCTCTTTAACGTCATCATCAACCAGGCGAGCTCGCTCTATGAATCGATCGGGCCTGCCCTCGAGGAGCTTTTTACCAGCGGCAATTTCACCCCCGAGGCCCTGACCCGTCATCCGCTGGTGGTCAAGCTCAAGCTCGACCAGATAGACTGGCAGGCGACCATCAAGGAGGGGATCACGACCATCTCCACCTATGCGGGCAAGGCCATCAACGCGACCTCGCGCAGCACCTTTGCCTTTCTCACCAACCTGCTGATGATCTTTTTTACCATGTTTTATTTCTTCCGCGACGGAGACGAGATCGTCAGGCAGATCATGGCCTTTCTGCCGCTCGAGGAGGGCTACAAACAGCAGATCATCACCCGCTTTGATGCGACTTCGCGGGCGACCATCAAGGGGAGCGTCATTCTCGGGGCGATCCAGGGCATCCTGGGCGGATTGACCCTGTGGATCTTTGGATTCAAGGCTGCCGTCATGTGGGGCATGGTGATGGTCATCCTCTCCCTGCTACCGATGGTGGGCGCCTACATGGTGCTGGTTCCCGCGGCAATCTATGACATCGCCACTGGGCACACCGGCAGTGGTATAGCCATCATCCTCATCAGCGTCATCGTCATCTCGAACATCGACAATCTGCTGCGCCCGCGTCTGGTCGGCCGGGATGTCGGCATGCACGACCTGATGGTCTTCTTCTCCACGCTCGGAGGTATCGGTTTCTTCGGCGCCCTCGGCTTCATTATCGGACCGGTGGTCGCCTCCCTGCTGATCACCCTGCTCGACATATACAGCGAGGAGTTCAAACGCCAGATCACACGGCAGAAGGCAGCGAGCATCCCGCTGCCGCCGGCTGAATGA
- a CDS encoding T9SS type A sorting domain-containing protein, with protein sequence MSLRLQNQQLRFFLLLLLLGIPALLMGADLQRPYDPVVIKGSAMSAFLGADTGDVFVYAYKEGNWKQIPFQIDQVDIDSIGLKSYFAPHNAVIDTTDELCFMAADMGDSVADNRWISDLNSILFQRYQVAAWDTSTVPARKAYAYVYRSATLSRTSTPYMHYRPGAVGRSDTVSAVSYAYGQNGDAIPDYLSLKKGETAGPDILDRWKIRFKGQIGFIGQIPPYIESEQSALRDTSLLVRKGPVRVLHRRVYELIWQGIDVGVTLELESIFYPWSYQIDMIQKDMPGYLGMTEMRQTVDYLPSISGSLFHWSKGTDIPVDGTPDAIPDKVFEVPGVNWYMVQGDFGSAATVFDMDAIPGTQLSLYYMDDASKSHGAVRDGIGDTGDSMAYAESGVQLAALTQSIDIENQNLAATFYYQPGYHTAAWGDSLAAYTLHPLKVVVMPRTNTVIPVEMTALKATVVQGAVRLEWTTVTESNNYGFDIERKTVADGQWKKIGFIKGQGTSQTARAYQFSDARPGNGANYYRIRQIDLDGRATLSAEVLVEIQLPEALELGQNYPNPFNPGTDILFRVPAAAQQQVSLTIYNLLGQKIATLVDKPLEPGSHYLHWDGRDERGQNVVSGAYLYRLQMGEQILTRKMIKMQ encoded by the coding sequence ATGAGCCTTCGGCTACAGAATCAGCAACTTCGGTTCTTTTTATTGCTTTTACTCCTGGGGATTCCCGCACTCCTGATGGGCGCCGACCTGCAGCGGCCTTACGACCCGGTTGTCATCAAGGGATCGGCGATGAGCGCCTTTCTCGGCGCCGATACCGGCGATGTCTTTGTCTATGCCTACAAGGAGGGGAACTGGAAGCAGATCCCGTTTCAGATCGATCAGGTGGACATCGACAGTATAGGCCTTAAAAGCTATTTTGCACCGCACAATGCGGTGATCGATACCACCGACGAGCTCTGCTTTATGGCGGCCGATATGGGCGACAGCGTCGCCGATAACCGCTGGATCAGTGATCTTAATTCGATCCTTTTCCAGCGCTATCAGGTAGCGGCCTGGGATACCAGCACCGTCCCCGCCCGCAAAGCTTATGCCTATGTCTATCGTTCCGCGACGCTGAGCCGCACCTCCACGCCCTACATGCATTACCGGCCGGGTGCGGTCGGCCGCTCGGACACGGTCAGTGCTGTTTCGTATGCATATGGTCAGAACGGCGATGCCATCCCCGATTATCTCAGCCTGAAAAAGGGCGAGACGGCTGGTCCCGACATCCTCGACCGCTGGAAGATCCGTTTCAAGGGCCAGATCGGTTTTATCGGCCAGATCCCGCCCTATATCGAAAGCGAACAGAGCGCCCTGCGGGACACCAGCCTGCTGGTCCGCAAGGGTCCGGTGCGCGTTCTGCACCGCAGGGTCTATGAGCTGATCTGGCAGGGCATCGACGTCGGTGTCACCCTCGAACTCGAATCCATCTTTTATCCCTGGTCGTACCAAATCGATATGATTCAGAAGGATATGCCCGGCTACCTCGGCATGACCGAGATGCGCCAGACCGTCGATTATCTGCCCTCCATCTCTGGATCGCTCTTCCACTGGTCCAAGGGAACGGATATCCCTGTGGACGGGACGCCGGACGCCATACCGGACAAGGTCTTCGAGGTGCCCGGGGTCAACTGGTACATGGTCCAGGGCGATTTCGGCTCGGCCGCCACCGTCTTCGACATGGACGCCATCCCCGGAACCCAGCTCTCGCTCTATTATATGGATGACGCCTCCAAGAGCCACGGCGCCGTCCGCGACGGCATCGGCGATACCGGAGATTCGATGGCCTACGCCGAAAGCGGTGTGCAACTGGCGGCGCTCACTCAATCGATCGACATAGAAAACCAGAACCTCGCAGCCACTTTCTATTATCAGCCGGGCTATCATACCGCCGCCTGGGGGGATTCCCTTGCTGCCTATACCCTTCATCCCCTGAAGGTGGTGGTGATGCCGCGGACCAATACCGTGATCCCGGTCGAAATGACCGCCCTCAAGGCAACGGTCGTCCAAGGCGCGGTGCGGCTGGAGTGGACGACGGTTACCGAGTCGAACAACTATGGGTTTGATATCGAGCGCAAGACTGTGGCGGATGGGCAATGGAAAAAGATCGGTTTTATCAAGGGGCAAGGCACCAGCCAGACCGCCCGCGCCTATCAATTCAGCGATGCCCGGCCCGGGAACGGCGCCAACTATTACCGGATCCGCCAGATCGATCTCGACGGCCGGGCCACGCTATCCGCGGAGGTGCTGGTGGAGATCCAGCTTCCCGAAGCCCTCGAGCTGGGGCAGAATTATCCCAATCCTTTCAATCCCGGCACGGATATCCTCTTCCGGGTCCCGGCGGCCGCGCAGCAGCAGGTGAGCCTGACGATCTACAATCTGTTGGGCCAGAAAATCGCCACGCTGGTGGACAAGCCGCTCGAACCCGGAAGCCATTATCTCCACTGGGACGGCCGGGATGAGCGCGGACAGAACGTCGTCTCAGGCGCCTATCTCTACCGTCTGCAAATGGGCGAACAGATCCTGACCCGGAAGATGATCAAGATGCAGTAA
- the aroQ gene encoding type II 3-dehydroquinate dehydratase has product MITILVLHGPNLNLLGEREPEHYGRRSLADLNDELARDAAVLGVRLSILQSNHEGELIDFIHAERRTAGGILINPGALTHYSYALRDAIAAVRLPAVEVHLSDIRHREAFRRRSVIREVCLAQISGKGFDSYREGLHLLVDYLRKNG; this is encoded by the coding sequence ATGATCACCATCCTGGTCCTGCATGGCCCCAACCTGAACCTGCTCGGCGAGCGCGAGCCGGAACATTATGGCCGCCGCAGCCTCGCCGATCTCAACGACGAACTGGCGCGGGATGCCGCAGTGCTCGGGGTGCGGCTCTCGATCTTGCAGTCCAATCACGAGGGGGAACTCATCGATTTCATCCATGCTGAGCGCCGGACCGCCGGCGGCATCCTCATCAATCCCGGCGCCTTGACCCATTACAGCTATGCCCTGCGCGACGCGATTGCCGCGGTGCGCCTGCCAGCCGTCGAGGTTCACCTTTCCGATATCCGGCATCGCGAAGCGTTCCGTCGCCGCAGCGTCATCCGCGAGGTGTGCCTGGCGCAAATCTCGGGGAAAGGATTTGACTCCTATCGCGAAGGCCTGCACTTATTGGTTGATTATCTCCGCAAAAATGGCTAA
- the aroB gene encoding 3-dehydroquinate synthase: MKSVLVRLEQASKPVHIGAGLLDHLPELMDRQGLDGELVAITDTRVAALYGERLIHLFADAGRPLPLLQVPEGEASKSLHQCELLYRALIERRCTRSTIILAFGGGVVGDLAGFIAATFLRGVRLVQIPTTLLAQVDSSVGGKTGVNHPLGKNLIGAFHQPELVCIDPLLLATLERRERLAGMGEVVKYALIRDRGFFTLLSLNLEALLDLTYPDLAEKVIETCCTIKAEIVSEDERERGNRALLNFGHTIGHGLEAAGGYRQLRHGEAVTRGMAAAVWLSLQMGRLTKPEARAAWRLLSRLAPPSTARISIPKVLSFMEHDKKQEGGGQSWILLEEIGQACIARDLPATLIPDAVRFACNEVWHQERVRS; the protein is encoded by the coding sequence ATGAAAAGCGTCCTGGTCCGGCTGGAACAGGCTTCAAAACCGGTTCACATCGGCGCCGGCCTCCTCGACCACCTTCCCGAACTCATGGACCGGCAGGGGCTGGACGGGGAACTGGTGGCGATCACCGATACCCGGGTCGCCGCACTCTACGGCGAGCGGCTGATCCACCTTTTTGCCGATGCGGGTCGGCCGCTGCCGCTGCTGCAGGTGCCCGAGGGCGAAGCATCCAAATCCCTCCATCAGTGTGAGCTGCTCTACCGCGCGCTGATCGAACGGCGCTGTACCCGCTCCACGATTATCCTCGCTTTCGGCGGTGGTGTCGTCGGCGACCTCGCCGGATTCATTGCCGCCACTTTTTTACGCGGCGTCCGCCTCGTGCAGATTCCCACAACCCTGCTCGCTCAGGTCGACAGCAGCGTCGGCGGCAAGACCGGAGTAAATCATCCTCTCGGCAAAAACCTCATCGGCGCCTTTCACCAGCCGGAACTGGTCTGCATCGATCCCCTGCTCCTCGCTACCCTGGAGCGGCGTGAGCGCCTGGCCGGCATGGGCGAAGTCGTCAAGTACGCCCTGATCCGCGACCGCGGCTTCTTCACCCTGCTCTCGCTCAATCTGGAGGCCCTGCTCGATCTGACCTACCCGGATCTGGCGGAGAAAGTCATCGAAACCTGCTGCACCATCAAGGCCGAAATTGTCTCGGAAGATGAGCGGGAGAGGGGTAACCGCGCTCTGCTCAATTTCGGCCACACCATCGGGCACGGTCTGGAAGCCGCTGGGGGGTATCGTCAACTCCGCCATGGGGAGGCGGTGACCCGCGGCATGGCTGCAGCCGTCTGGCTCTCACTGCAGATGGGCCGCCTGACGAAACCGGAGGCACGAGCCGCCTGGCGGCTCCTTTCCCGCCTGGCGCCGCCGTCCACAGCAAGGATATCGATTCCAAAGGTCCTCTCCTTCATGGAGCATGATAAAAAGCAGGAGGGAGGCGGCCAATCCTGGATCCTGCTCGAGGAGATCGGCCAGGCCTGCATCGCCCGCGATCTGCCAGCAACCCTCATTCCGGATGCCGTCCGCTTCGCCTGCAACGAGGTTTGGCACCAGGAGAGAGTGCGCTCATGA
- a CDS encoding shikimate kinase, with amino-acid sequence MYPWDGKNVYFMGFMGTGKSKVGRAFARLLGRPFADTDDLIVERAGMDIRTIFAQKGEAWFRACEDEVVQEICGRSAWVFSLGGGAVMQPANWARICETGLTICLEASIEVLISRLSRKRGRPLVQDLDDAALRRRIEELYAEREPVYRQAQYHFESREEVAAWQLAENIFLYLRDEP; translated from the coding sequence ATGTACCCTTGGGATGGTAAAAACGTCTATTTTATGGGCTTTATGGGGACAGGCAAAAGCAAGGTCGGCCGCGCCTTCGCCCGCCTGCTCGGCCGGCCTTTCGCTGATACCGATGACCTGATTGTCGAGCGCGCCGGAATGGACATACGTACCATCTTTGCGCAAAAAGGGGAGGCCTGGTTCCGCGCATGTGAGGATGAGGTGGTGCAGGAGATCTGCGGCCGCAGCGCCTGGGTGTTCTCCCTAGGTGGCGGGGCCGTGATGCAGCCCGCCAATTGGGCCCGGATTTGTGAGACCGGCTTGACGATTTGCCTCGAGGCCTCGATCGAGGTGCTGATCAGCCGCCTCTCGCGCAAGCGCGGACGCCCCCTCGTTCAGGACCTGGACGACGCAGCCCTGCGCCGTCGCATCGAAGAACTATACGCCGAGCGCGAACCCGTGTACCGGCAGGCTCAATATCATTTCGAGAGCCGTGAAGAGGTGGCCGCCTGGCAGCTGGCCGAGAATATCTTTCTCTATCTTCGGGACGAGCCATGA
- the aroC gene encoding chorismate synthase, which produces MERIRFLTAGESHGQALVTIVEGMPAGVPLDAGMVARDLKRRQRGYGRGGRMKIERDRIRLLSGLRYGRTLGSPIAMLLQNRDWPNWTGKMAVEATSEPAAALHMPRPGHADFAGMIKYRQADLRNILERSSARETAARVAAGAVARRLLELFEIEISSHVTAIRGIPSSFSAAGYFAGKNHRDAAVRAAWREAMAAVEASPLACADPEAEREMIAAIDAAREEGDSLGGVVEIVVLGLFPGLGSHVHWDRRLDTLLGGALMSIPAIKAVEIGLGCGVTLAPGSKIHDELFFDPDHGYFRSSNHAGGIEGGMSNGEPLILHVHMKPLPTLARPLRSVDVATLQPRSAHHERADVCAVPAAAVVAEAMTALILADALCLKLGGDSLQEMQQNYRNVVHVPLGW; this is translated from the coding sequence ATGGAACGGATCCGTTTTCTGACCGCAGGGGAGTCGCACGGACAGGCCCTCGTGACGATAGTCGAGGGTATGCCGGCCGGCGTGCCACTGGATGCCGGCATGGTTGCCCGGGATCTGAAACGCCGGCAACGCGGTTATGGTCGCGGCGGGCGCATGAAGATCGAGCGGGACCGTATCCGCTTGCTTTCGGGTCTCCGCTACGGCCGGACCCTGGGCAGCCCGATCGCCATGCTGCTGCAGAACCGCGACTGGCCGAACTGGACTGGAAAAATGGCGGTCGAGGCCACCAGCGAGCCGGCCGCGGCGCTGCATATGCCTCGGCCCGGTCATGCCGATTTCGCCGGAATGATCAAGTACCGGCAAGCGGACCTGCGCAACATCCTCGAGCGCTCCTCGGCGCGGGAAACTGCGGCCCGGGTCGCTGCCGGCGCTGTCGCGCGACGCTTGCTTGAACTGTTTGAAATCGAGATCTCCAGCCATGTCACCGCCATTCGCGGCATTCCCTCCAGTTTCAGCGCGGCCGGATATTTTGCCGGAAAAAATCACCGGGATGCGGCCGTTCGCGCGGCCTGGCGGGAAGCGATGGCGGCAGTCGAGGCCTCGCCCTTGGCTTGTGCGGATCCGGAAGCCGAGCGTGAGATGATCGCCGCCATAGACGCCGCCCGGGAGGAGGGCGACAGCCTTGGCGGCGTGGTGGAGATCGTGGTTCTCGGCCTTTTCCCCGGTCTGGGCAGCCATGTCCATTGGGACCGGCGGCTCGATACCTTGCTCGGCGGCGCCTTGATGAGCATTCCCGCCATCAAGGCAGTGGAAATCGGCCTCGGCTGCGGCGTGACGCTCGCACCGGGCTCGAAAATTCATGACGAGCTTTTCTTCGATCCGGACCACGGGTACTTTCGCAGCAGCAATCATGCAGGCGGCATTGAGGGGGGCATGAGCAATGGCGAACCCTTGATTCTGCACGTGCACATGAAGCCTTTGCCCACTTTGGCCCGGCCGCTGCGTTCAGTGGATGTCGCGACCTTGCAGCCGCGTTCGGCTCATCACGAGCGTGCCGATGTCTGCGCCGTCCCGGCTGCGGCGGTCGTGGCGGAAGCGATGACCGCGCTGATTCTGGCCGATGCCCTCTGCCTCAAACTGGGGGGCGACTCCCTGCAGGAAATGCAGCAAAATTACAGGAATGTGGTGCATGTACCCTTGGGATGGTAA
- the aroE gene encoding shikimate dehydrogenase has translation MFDRNYRPPEQDPLSRITSRTRLFAVIGDPVAHSLSPRLQNALFRHFGLGGAYLALRVAPGALADAIVGARALGIAGLNVTIPHKAAVVPWCDARTAEVDLLGVANTLAFREGRIEAYNTDAAGFAASLGAEAGRFRQGKVVLLGAGGAARAVVFALSRLGAAQLTVVNRSLQRAEDLIGFCRDNLGFSDLLAITPDDPRLSETLRGAEIIINATPAGMHPDIDAAPLHDFSMLSRRHLVYDLIYNPLATRFMKEAEARGARILGGLDMLIFQGLAALNIWYGSDFRLEITEVDELRTLLMRELQ, from the coding sequence GTGTTTGACAGGAATTACAGGCCGCCGGAGCAGGATCCGCTGAGCCGGATCACCAGCCGTACCCGGCTGTTCGCAGTCATCGGCGATCCCGTCGCGCATAGCCTTTCGCCGCGGCTACAGAATGCGCTCTTCCGGCACTTTGGCTTGGGGGGTGCCTATCTCGCGCTGCGCGTCGCCCCGGGGGCGCTTGCGGACGCCATCGTCGGGGCCCGCGCCCTGGGCATTGCGGGCCTGAACGTCACCATTCCTCACAAGGCCGCGGTCGTGCCCTGGTGCGACGCGCGCACCGCCGAGGTGGATCTGCTGGGGGTCGCCAATACTCTGGCCTTCCGCGAGGGCCGGATCGAGGCTTACAACACCGATGCCGCCGGCTTTGCCGCTTCGCTGGGCGCTGAAGCCGGCCGGTTCAGGCAGGGCAAGGTGGTGCTGCTGGGGGCCGGCGGCGCGGCTCGCGCGGTCGTCTTCGCACTTTCCCGGCTGGGCGCAGCACAATTGACCGTCGTCAACCGCTCGCTGCAACGCGCGGAGGATCTGATCGGCTTCTGCCGCGACAACCTGGGTTTCTCCGATCTGCTCGCTATCACCCCGGATGATCCCCGCCTCAGCGAAACGTTACGCGGCGCGGAAATCATCATCAATGCCACGCCCGCCGGCATGCATCCCGATATCGATGCGGCGCCGCTGCATGATTTTTCGATGCTTTCGCGCCGGCATCTGGTCTATGACCTGATTTACAATCCCCTTGCGACCCGCTTTATGAAGGAGGCGGAGGCACGCGGAGCGCGGATTCTGGGGGGACTGGATATGCTCATCTTTCAGGGGCTGGCTGCCCTGAATATCTGGTACGGCAGCGATTTCCGGCTTGAGATCACGGAAGTCGATGAACTGAGAACGCTACTGATGCGCGAATTGCAATGA